In Ignavibacteria bacterium, a single window of DNA contains:
- the truB gene encoding tRNA pseudouridine(55) synthase TruB: MEISDIQEKYDNKVILVDKPLYWTSAKVTNKIKKTFKLKKVGHSGTLDPKATGLLVICTGKKTKTITEMIGADKDYEGTIRIGAVTPTYDTESDEQDIMDASNITEEQIIDVRNKFRGEIEQIPPMHSAIKHKGKPIYKLARKGKTLELMPRRVFIKEFQIERISETEIKFFVSVSKGTYIRSLANDFGAELGIGGYLKTLRRLRVGDFDIRMIDEKSEELDEMRFLVIEESL; this comes from the coding sequence ATGGAAATCTCAGATATACAAGAAAAATATGATAATAAGGTAATTCTGGTGGATAAGCCGTTATACTGGACTTCAGCAAAAGTAACAAATAAAATTAAAAAGACATTTAAACTGAAGAAAGTAGGACATTCGGGAACACTTGATCCTAAAGCAACAGGACTATTGGTTATTTGCACGGGAAAGAAAACTAAGACGATTACAGAAATGATTGGTGCTGACAAGGATTATGAAGGAACTATAAGAATAGGGGCTGTAACGCCAACTTACGATACAGAATCAGATGAGCAGGATATAATGGATGCGTCAAATATAACTGAAGAACAAATCATTGATGTAAGAAACAAATTTCGTGGTGAGATAGAACAGATACCTCCAATGCATTCGGCAATCAAGCATAAAGGTAAGCCAATTTACAAACTTGCCCGAAAGGGAAAGACGCTGGAACTGATGCCAAGAAGAGTTTTTATAAAAGAATTTCAAATTGAGAGAATCAGTGAGACGGAAATCAAGTTCTTTGTGTCGGTTTCGAAGGGAACTTACATACGTTCACTTGCGAATGATTTTGGTGCTGAGCTTGGAATAGGCGGATATTTAAAAACTTTAAGAAGATTAAGGGTTGGTGATTTTGATATTAGAATGATTGATGAAAAGTCAGAAGAGCTTGATGAAATGAGATTTCTGGTAATAGAAGAAAGTTTGTAA
- the rbfA gene encoding 30S ribosome-binding factor RbfA, with amino-acid sequence MSIRTERVSEEIKHRMNSAMSKDLMEIHAGLVTVSRVIMSPDLKIAKVYVSFLGNKEPAEKLVERINNRKSHIRFLLGKQLTLKYTPDLIFFYDDSMEYADKINKLLNEVKKNESKEKNEEHEKDEEM; translated from the coding sequence ATGTCAATAAGAACAGAAAGAGTTAGCGAAGAAATAAAGCACCGAATGAACTCAGCTATGTCGAAAGACCTGATGGAGATTCATGCAGGACTTGTTACGGTTTCTCGTGTTATAATGTCTCCCGACCTGAAAATTGCAAAGGTGTACGTCTCTTTCCTCGGTAACAAAGAACCCGCAGAAAAGTTAGTCGAAAGAATTAACAACAGAAAAAGTCACATTAGATTTCTTCTCGGTAAACAGCTTACCCTTAAATACACTCCAGACTTAATATTTTTCTACGATGATTCCATGGAATATGCCGATAAGATTAATAAACTCTTAAACGAAGTCAAGAAAAACGAATCAAAAGAAAAAAACGAAGAACATGAAAAGGATGAAGAGATGTAA